A single Crateriforma conspicua DNA region contains:
- the aqpZ gene encoding aquaporin Z, which translates to MHRKLLAEMIGTFILVFGGCGAAVFAANIPNEESAALATNMGFGYLGVSFAFGLTVLGCAYAFGGVSGCHLNPAVTVGLTAAGRFKPAELPGYVIAQVVGAIAASGLLYFLLQQGPDGYVITEGRLAANGYGEFSPSGYSMLAALVAEIVCTFIFLIVILGATSKHASPAAAGIAIGLTLTLIHLVDIPLTNCSVNPARSTGPAVFVGGSAIGQLWLFWVAPLAGAALAGMVSRIVNADDADAA; encoded by the coding sequence ATGCATCGCAAGTTATTGGCCGAGATGATCGGCACGTTCATTCTGGTTTTCGGCGGCTGCGGTGCAGCGGTCTTCGCGGCCAACATTCCCAACGAAGAATCCGCCGCATTGGCCACCAACATGGGATTCGGATACTTGGGCGTCAGCTTCGCGTTCGGTCTGACGGTCTTGGGATGTGCGTACGCCTTTGGTGGTGTTTCGGGTTGTCACTTGAACCCCGCGGTGACGGTTGGCTTGACGGCCGCGGGTCGATTCAAGCCTGCCGAATTGCCCGGCTATGTGATCGCCCAAGTCGTCGGGGCGATCGCCGCGTCCGGCTTGCTGTATTTTCTGTTGCAACAGGGGCCCGATGGCTATGTCATCACCGAAGGCCGATTGGCGGCAAACGGATACGGCGAATTTTCGCCCAGCGGGTACAGCATGCTGGCCGCTTTGGTTGCCGAAATCGTTTGCACGTTCATCTTTTTGATCGTGATCTTGGGGGCGACCTCCAAGCACGCTTCACCGGCCGCCGCGGGCATCGCCATCGGATTGACGCTGACACTGATTCACCTGGTCGACATCCCGTTGACCAACTGCAGCGTGAACCCGGCACGCAGCACAGGACCGGCCGTCTTTGTGGGCGGATCCGCGATCGGCCAACTGTGGTTGTTCTGGGTCG
- a CDS encoding TonB-dependent receptor: MPSERPTTDRKALQVNLDSRRYGSFAEIGAGQEVVRWFFRVGAAAGTIAKSMSAYDMSVSDAIYGKCDRYVCRQRLEDMLDREHKLNLERLRESRGDSTAFFAFADTVSARNYHGTNECHGWMGIRFQAHPRDEDSQIIIHVRMLDKNMEAQQEALGIVGVNLLYGAFFMHHEPEQLLESLLDNLSTQRIEIDMIEFSGIAFRHVDNRVMSLRLVQLGLSNAAMFSASGDVLQPSEVLYKRPILVERGSFRPVTHVNLDMLSAARESFKKEADVEEDRIVQLAEITMRNLQANGDIDLRDFLARADTLAACGMTVLISDYFEFYRLAAYLSRYTKERIGITLGAGSLAELFNEKYYTGLEGGILESFGRMFKNDLKLYIYPLLDRETGTLTTVDNLSVSPDLDKLYHYLVDTGCIEQLDAYNPEHLSTFSREVLKMIDAGDPAWEDHVPAEVASVIKRRGFFGHKAGVTESRLAAMLPPTPSIGMPANI; encoded by the coding sequence ATGCCCAGCGAACGCCCCACCACCGACCGGAAAGCTCTGCAAGTCAATCTGGATTCCCGACGCTATGGATCGTTCGCCGAAATTGGTGCCGGCCAAGAAGTCGTTCGGTGGTTCTTTCGCGTCGGTGCTGCCGCTGGCACGATCGCCAAAAGCATGTCCGCCTATGACATGTCCGTCAGCGACGCGATCTATGGCAAATGCGACCGCTACGTTTGTCGCCAGCGGTTGGAAGACATGCTGGATCGCGAACACAAATTGAACTTGGAACGGTTGCGTGAAAGCCGTGGCGATTCGACCGCCTTCTTTGCGTTCGCCGACACTGTTTCGGCCCGCAACTATCACGGCACCAACGAATGCCACGGATGGATGGGGATTCGTTTCCAGGCACACCCGCGGGACGAAGACAGCCAGATCATCATTCACGTCCGAATGCTGGACAAGAACATGGAAGCACAGCAAGAAGCGCTCGGTATCGTCGGCGTGAACTTGTTGTACGGTGCGTTCTTCATGCACCACGAACCCGAACAATTGCTCGAATCGTTGTTGGACAATCTGTCGACGCAGCGGATCGAGATCGACATGATTGAGTTTTCCGGCATCGCATTCCGTCACGTTGACAACCGGGTGATGAGCCTGCGATTGGTGCAGCTGGGACTCAGTAACGCCGCAATGTTCTCCGCATCGGGCGACGTCCTACAGCCGTCGGAAGTCCTGTACAAGCGACCGATTCTGGTCGAACGCGGCAGCTTTCGCCCGGTCACCCATGTCAACTTGGACATGCTGTCGGCCGCACGGGAAAGCTTCAAAAAGGAAGCCGACGTGGAAGAGGACCGCATCGTCCAATTGGCCGAAATCACCATGCGGAATTTGCAAGCCAACGGCGACATCGATCTGCGTGACTTCCTGGCCCGCGCCGACACCTTGGCCGCATGCGGCATGACGGTGTTGATCTCCGACTACTTCGAATTTTATCGCTTGGCCGCCTACCTTTCGCGGTACACGAAAGAGCGGATCGGGATCACGCTGGGTGCCGGCAGCCTGGCCGAACTGTTCAACGAAAAGTATTACACCGGTCTGGAAGGCGGCATCTTGGAATCGTTCGGACGCATGTTCAAGAACGATTTGAAGCTGTACATCTACCCGCTGTTGGATCGCGAAACGGGCACACTGACGACGGTCGACAACCTTTCGGTCTCGCCCGACTTGGACAAGCTTTATCACTATTTGGTCGACACCGGGTGCATCGAACAGCTGGACGCATACAACCCGGAACACCTTTCGACGTTCTCACGCGAAGTGTTGAAGATGATCGACGCGGGCGACCCGGCTTGGGAAGACCATGTACCGGCGGAAGTGGCCAGCGTGATCAAACGACGCGGATTCTTCGGCCACAAAGCCGGCGTGACGGAATCTCGCCTGGCTGCGATGTTGCCGCCGACCCCCAGCATCGGCATGCCGGCGAACATCTGA